A single window of Triplophysa dalaica isolate WHDGS20190420 chromosome 14, ASM1584641v1, whole genome shotgun sequence DNA harbors:
- the si:ch211-216l23.2 gene encoding nuclear receptor coactivator 5: MSSWVKKVVGRRPPQPNQSGGGGPKPMRSLRMTPYPLRKDGEDLPECESFESLLKGSNYLAMQEYQHSPQLSTDVQPEEYEQSDQRTAIYNRFYQQLNGDRARQPADCIILSVNNQNVDYPKSIGQCLQERGLSVEMLYLQVESGLTRALQDVRSDGSPLCILVEQTNVTLSSCTVIIFSESLKIHRNMPKEQAMEFVMAEFGRAAQREADPTEKAARAAELTEDYLERAKLERHAVPSATRHLLFLLAEGLHLYSEELCTLMEYLQNRQDHLQVSPTEVESNAAPVVNSLPPGLGKPPPLLPAGSGPPPKERTNPPSGSGDTPTGHMASQGSYPKTKPPPLLSMHTLKPSSHRAAAPPHAHLASHGSSFSPQPSRGPPNPHGPEKPPLLQTPTRGPLLNHPSRGFHSPRALLQNQAPHSVRGPQLMRGPPSQNGPRGSALLRTPPPSLRSLHLGAPTGSRPPRHLLP; encoded by the exons ATGTCGTCGTGGGTGAAGAAGGTTGTGGGGAGACGACCACCACAACCGAATCAAAGCGGAGGAGG TGGCCCGAAACCTATGCGGTCTTTGCGAATGACACCTTATCCTTTGAGGAAAGACGGAGAAGATCTTCCTGAATGTGAGAG ttttgaaagCTTGTTAAAAGGAAGTAACTACCTAGCCATGCAGGAGTATCAGCATTCACCGCAGCTGTCAACAG ATGTTCAACCTGAAGAGTATGAGCAATCAGATCAACGCACGGCCATATACAACAGGTTCTACCAGCAGTTGAATGGGGATAGAGCCAGACAGCCCGCAGACTGTATTATCCTATCTGTGAACAATCAGAATGT GGATTACCCCAAATCGATAGGCCAGTGTTTGCAAGAACGTGGCCTCTCGGTGGAAATGCTTTACCTGCAGGTGGAATCAGGCCTGACCCGGGCCCTCCAAGATGTCCGTTCTGACGGTTCCCCCTTATGTATTCTCGTCGAGCAGACTAATGTAACTCTGTCCTCGTGCACAGTAATCATATTTTCAGAGTCCCTCAAAA TACATCGAAACATGCCCAAAGAACAGGCCATGGAGTTTGTGATGGCAGAGTTTGGGCGCGCCGCGCAGCGGGAGGCGGACCCCACGGAGAAGGCGGCACGGGCGGCTGAGCTGACGGAGGACTACCTGGAGCGTGCCAAGCTGGAGCGCCATGCTGTTCCCTCTGCCACGCGCCACCTGCTCTTTCTCCTGGCCGAAGGTTTGCACCTGTACTCAGAGGAACTCTGCACACTGATGGAGTACCTTCAAAACCGCCAGGACCATCTGCAAG TCTCCCCCACAGAGGTGGAAAGTAATGCGGCTCCTGTGGTAAACAGTTTGCCTCCAGGGTTAGGAAAGCCCCCTCCGCTTCTACCCGCTGGATCTGGACCACCACCAAAAGAGCGGACAAACCCACCCTCCGGCTCCGGAGACACACCCACAGGTCACATGGCATCACAAG GCTCATATCCCAAGACGAAGCCACCGCCTCTGCTTTCAATGCATACTCTCAAACCATCTTCCCACAGAGCCGCTGCACCCCCACATGCCCACTTAGCCTCTCATGGTTCTTCGTTTAGTCCCCAGCCATCCAGAGGGCCACCAAACCCTCATGGGCCTGAAAAGCCACCTCTTCTACAAACTCCTACACGTGGTCCTCTGCTTAACCATCCATCTCGTGGTTTCCACTCCCCTCGTGCTCTTCTTCAGAACCAGGCACCTCATTCAGTCCGAGGACCACAATTAATGCGTGGCCCCCCATCACAGAATGGCCCCCGTGGTTCTGCTTTACTACGGACACCACCACCTTCACTCAGGAGCCTTCACCTGGGAGCTCCAACAG GTTCACGCCCCCCTCGACATCTACTCCCTTAA
- the rspry1 gene encoding RING finger and SPRY domain-containing protein 1, with the protein MIVATWIAFCASRSLARVLRLTVEQLQSVQFWPSLSSSGAMGNSCVCREDSDVEEGSAPRRQLRRVDNSISESQEARGSRPRDPVRPPRRGRGPHEPRRKKQNVDGLVLDTLAVIRTLVDNDQEPPYSMITLHEMAETDDGWLEVVQSLIRVIPLDDPLGPAVITLLLDECPLPTKDALQKLSDMLNLSAAVARQDALIPAKHRNTTAVLGCLAEKLAGPASIALLSTGTLEYLLESLSSEAHPTVMLFALIALEKFSQTSENKLTVSESCISDRLSVLECWTDHPDYLKRQVGFCAQWSLDNLFIKEGRQFTYEKVNLSNINAMLNSNDVSEYLKISPTGLEARCDASSFESVRCTFCVDSGVWYYEVTVITSGVMQIGWATKDSKFLNHEGYGIGDDEYSCAYDGCRQLIWYNARSKPHSHPCWKEGDAIGFLLDLSKKQMIFYLNGHQLPPEKQVFSSATSGFFAAASFMSYQQCEFNFGAKPFRHPPSIKFNTFNEFASLASDEKIILPRHRRLALLKQVSIRDNCCTLCCDQMADTELRPCLHSGICMECAIQLETCPLCRQDIQTRVRLISHVS; encoded by the exons ATGATAGTAGCCACCTGGATTGCATTCTGTGCCAGCAGGAGCCTCGCGCGGGTTCTACGACTGACCGTAGAACAGCTGCAGTCAGTGCAGTTTTGGCCCAGCCTCTCGTCCAGCGGAGCCATGGGGAACAGCTGTGTGTGCAGAGAGGACAGTGACGTGGAGGAGGGATCGGCCCCTCGCAGGCAGCTCAGGCGAGTGGATAACTCGATATCAGAATCCCAGGAGGCAAGAGGCAGCAGGCCCAGGGACCCGGTCCGACCACCCAGACGAGGTCGAGGGCCGCACGAACCACGTCGGAAAAAACAAAACGTGGATGGATTGGTACTGGACACGCTGGCTGTTATCAGGACTCTTGTTGACAA tgacCAAGAGCCGCCGTACTCCATGATCACATTACACGAGATGGCCGAGACGG ATGATGGCTGGTTGGAAGTGGTGCAGTCTTTAATTCGGGTAATTCCTCTAGATGACCCATTGGGTCCAGCTGTAATAACCCTGCTGCTGGATGAATGCCCTTTGCCCACCAAA GATGCTTTGCAGAAGTTGTCGGACATGTTGAATCTAAGTGCTGCTGTCGCCCGTCAGGATGCCCTCATCCCTGCCAAACACCGTAACACCACAGCAGTGCTAGGCTGTCTGGCTGAGAAGCTGGCTG GTCCAGCGAGCATCGCTCTTCTCAGCACTGGAACTCTGGAGTACCTGCTTGAGAGTTTG AGCTCTGAGGCCCACCCCACTGTCATGCTGTTCGCTCTCATCGCATTAGAGAAATTCTCTCAAACCA gCGAGAACAAGCTTACAGTATCAGAGTCGTGTATCAGTGATCGCCTCTCTGTTTTGGAATGCTGGACCGATCATCCCGACTACCTTAAGCGCCAAGTCGGCTTCTGTGCTCAGTGGAGCCTGGATAACCTCT TCATTAAAGAGGGCCGCCAGTTCACCTATGAGAAGGTCAACCTGAGCAATATCAACGCCATGCTAAACAGTAATGATGTCAGCGAGTATCTTAAGATCTCTCCTACTGGACTGGAG GCACGGTGTGACGCTTCGTCATTTGAGAGCGTTCGCTGCACGTTCTGCGTGGATTCTGGTGTTTGGTACTATGAAGTCACGGTCATCACCTCTGGTGTCATGCAGATTGGCTGGGCAACCAAGGACAGCAAGTTTCTCAACCAT GAGGGTTATGGGATTGGAGATGATGAATACTCATGTGCGTACGATGGCTGCAGGCAGCTGATCTGGTACAACGCTCGcagtaaacctcactcccaCCCCTGCTGGAAAGAAG GTGATGCCATAGGCTTCCTATTGGACCTCAGTAAAAAGCAGATGATCTTTTATCTAAATGGACACCAGCTGCCTCCTGAGAAGCAGGTGTTCTCCTCTGCAAC ATCTGGCTTCTTTGCTGCAGCCAGTTTCATGTCCTACCAACAGTGTGAGTTCAACTTTGGTGCCAAGCCCTTCCGCCATCCCCCCTCCATTAAATTCAACACATTTAATGAATTCGCCTCACTCGCATCGGATGAGAAAATCATTCTGCCtag ACACAGGCGCTTGGCTTTGCTCAAACAGGTCAGCATCAGAGATAACTGCTGCACCCTCTGTTGTGACCAGATGGCAGACACTGAACTGAGACCCTGTTTGCACAG TGGAATTTGTATGGAGTGTGCAATACAGCTGGAAACATGCCCACTTTGTCGTCAGGACAtccagacacgagtcagactaATTTCCCACGTGTCCTGA